The sequence ataatttataaaatggGGCCTTTGATTTGGAAATTTCTATTCAATTATTTTGGCTATTAACGTACTCTTTGAATAACAAAAAGGTAGATGCTCATAATGGAGCTCTCGTCCTACTTTGTCTAATTAAAGcaaaaatattgacaaatatttaggcatgtttaatttttgtaaattgcTAGTGTTTCCTTAATTATAACTCAAAAATTCAATTCGAAGATACCTTGCATTGACTTTTGACTTAATTTAATAATGCCTCCGTCCCTAATTATTTGtccactttttcttttatagttgttcctaattacttgttcattttgataaatcaagaaaaaacaaatttttttttacctattatacccacaattaaatgactaattactttgaaaaatgtaaaacttttcattcacttcataattaataggggtaaaatggtaaactcactacgtcattaaatattttcttaataggtgcgTCAATCCAAAAGTGGACAAGCAAAAAGGGACAGAGGAAGTACTATTTTGGCCTAAAAGTGAGTGCTTAAAAGTACTTTATAACCTTTTCAAACACCTTTAGAATTAAGCTAGCGTTTGAAtatagattttaaaatatttttgacaaatattatTTGCATGAAAATTTGGATAAAATTTCACCATGTGATTGGTCAtagtatttgaaaaaatatatttgacttttttaagaaatttgatttatatccataagttttaaaaataaacaagacTAATCATACGCTTGTATTACATGACTTTGTTACCCTAAGCCGATtgttcattttcatcaacaaccatatcatcattttcatattcactgaatatttcatcactactttGATGTTCACGTAATAAATATGTAAAACAACTACTATAGAGAGTATTcttgaaaaagataaaagtttgatATAGAATTTGTTATTAAAAGTTCTCAAATAATGAGACTTTGCCCAAGTAAGTGTTTTTCTAGTATAGAGAATTACGgttatttgccaaaaatatttaccaGATAATGGCAAATTGTACTCACACTATTTGCCAAAGTTTTTCCCaaattttacttgaaaaatcTATGACCAAACGAGTTCTAAAATAACTACTTGAAAGTCAAAAACAcctaaaaataagttaattcaaCCAAGTACTATATAAGGACCATATAGAAATCGATAAATGAGATTTTCCTTTTTAGCCTGAGATATTACATTCTATCTTCTGGAATGAATCTTTTTTGATAAACTTACAAAAATTTCATTAGTTTAAAAACTAATTTCTTAGATATAGATTAGTTTGCAAATCACAAATTCTATCAAATTTTGGTGTGTTCAGATATGTCCATATGCATGTATCCAAGATGCTAGggtcaaaattcaatatattttgcTCTAAATACATTGCATTCAAGTAGATTCGTATGTATCTGAGATACATAGACAAAATTCATTCACCTCTCTCGCATCTCGCTCGTTACTCTCCTATTATACGCATCCCAGGTACATGTGGATCACACCAAATACGCACATTACGTGTATTTAATGTGTATTtagtgtgattcacatgtattaaTTTAGAATACCTAGACAAATCTCATTCGTCTCCTTTTGTTTTCGCCCACCTCTCTCCTTATTTCAATGAATCTGAAAGCAGAAACCTATATCTGAATGTATCTAACTTGcaatttgatatgaaattgttaattggtaatataaaatgtaatcatctcaaattataggaaaaattgataaatataacaGAAATAGTTGcgtatttaaatagtttttctattttgtttgaTACCAATTAACAAaaaaccaataaaaataaaataaatgatataaagGTATTAATACCAAGTGTACTTGGAGATTGAGAACATTAGAACATGGAGGAATCCAAAGACTTGAGTGAATTGTCTCTTTGTCCTCTTTACTACTAATAATGCCTACAAAAAATGTGGACTATGGTAAGCCACCTTTCAATTTAAGGTATTCCATAATATCATATGGTGTCTCTCCACCTGTTTTTTGATTGGGTAACACACTAAGGGATTGTTACATAATtaggaagaaaatattttagactTAATTATGTCAGAATAAATTATTCATTCAGTAACATTATTTAATAACTTCAACCAaacgtaaaataaaataattctacattatattttaaaattattatacctCACATCAAACAACTCCTAACATGATTCATTcattaatcataatttattatattattctttatagtgCATCTTTTAATCggtaaataataattaatgcaATTATTAgctaaaaatggaaaaagattAATAAATGTGAAGATAAATAATGAATTCTCTAGAACCACCCATCAAATCAAATGACCTAAGTCCGCTCTTATTGTACGTATCTGACGTAAATATTCGACACAGATAAGATAAGTTTTGAATGGAAGGGAAGTAGTGATGATGAAATGCAACACGTGAGAGCTAGAACATATGAATAATGTAAGAGAGGTATTGTAGTGTactaaaaaagttaaaaaggaGACAAGAAATTGACATAAGTCAGTGGATTTCTTGAACAAAAGTTAGCAAacagataaaaaataaaaaaaaggacgattcttttttaatttgatttgattatgatttttGAACAAGCActcatcaattaatttatacACATAAATGCATGAAACATGTCAACACAAACTTCAAAACGGCAACTAAATTGTTGCTCTTTAAGTTAAAATTCATTGAATCATTTTTTGTTCTCTACCATGAAAACAACcatttttttgtattgttgcctttttcttttttaggttACAAGTTAACTTTACGAGGGGTGGTCTTAATTTTTTGGTTTtgcttaactttttttttttaatataaagtcTTTGTTTTGGAAAATTCGATTGATATagtttttgttgaaaattttaagaCAGTGATCAATACGTTTAATTAACTACTAGTTTTGCTTTATAAGCAACAATTGAATTGCAACAACTGGATTGGATATGTTATTTTTCAGTTATAATACATTCTAACTTTGGCCTATAAAGAAGATGTTTAGGATATTTCATGATGATGAACATGTTCAACTACCCACAAGTTCTGCCTAATATACAAAAGTTAAAACTTCTATGTAATGGACAACATAAACCCTTTCTAGCCAATTTTTTCATCAGGTCAATTTCTAAAGTATAATTTACACAAATCACGTTTTGTTAAGAGCTAAttatatgtatttcttttaatcCCACATTACAATCGTTAAAAATCATGGCTTTTGGATATATCATCAAACGTATGTATCATACGGAATTATGTATCAGAGAGGCAGGGGAGGAATAGATCAGAGAGGGAAAACGACATCCGGATACATAGGAGAGGAAATTATCCGAAAGAAAAGGGATAGTATCAGAGAGGAGATATGACATCTGAATACATAAAATAGGAAAGTATTCGAAAGGGAAGGATGTATCGGATGTATCAAAGAGGGAGATCGAAATGCGTCAAAGTGAGAGGGGTGATGTACCtaagagaatatttttgataatatttaaaTCGTATCTGAGAGAGGGATCGGGACATATCAGCGAAAGAGGAGTAGTAATGTATCCGAGAggagatttttgaaaatatttaaatgataaaGAATACTATAAGTCATATGATAAAATTAGATGTATATCtaagtaattttttctttcctaaATAAAAGATATTAGTCGAAGATAAAAAATTCAAAGACCAACCATTTTAAGACACAGTAagcattattttctgttttggGGAATATTATTGTAGTTTCACTGTCCTATATTAATCGATCAGAACTATATATTGTCATATAACTCAAATGACCAGAATTATATTTTGTCATAAAACTCAAATTTACATCCCATTCTTCCGGGGCGGTCAGTTTCTCATACACGTGTTGgcaatattaattcaaatttctgcAATATGATCTATTAAAGAGAAAGCACTTTCTATTAGCAAATTTTCATTTGTAAGATTCAAACTTAAAATCTCTGATGTCGAAATATAACTACCATTAAACCACAAACCTtagtgaatttacaacttctaAGAACAAATGGACAAGCTAAGAAATAAACAAGAGAACTCAGAGATGAAGCAAATCTGTACGGAGGATGTTTGTATACGCTTCATTCATCTTTGCTTGATAGTTCATGTCTTCTCCTCTGTCCTACCTCTACTAGTAATGTTAGAAGAGCTTCACAAACTTGAGATGCATCAGCCTCTGTCGGGTTATCATTTAATTCAGAATATACCATCCAAGCATGATCCAGTTTCCGTTTTGGCCTAACCACCACGGAGCCagggacttctgcatcacaACAAGTAACAAGCCCATCACTCTTCTCACCATACCTGATCTGAAGAAGCTGGGCACATGCAGCCATCACAGCACCGAGAGGCATCACCACTGGGAATGTAGTTGCAGGTTGGGCAGCAGAAAATGTGGGCAGTTCTGCATGTGCCACACGAGATAATGTGGCTAAAACTGCTGGAGAAATGCTGGCTTCTGTTCGGAAGGAAATAACAGGAAGCTCCTTTGGCAAATGGTATTTGCTCAAGAACTCCTTCCTCCTCTCATAAGTCAAATCTTCCAAAGCTAGCAAGTCCCCCTTCAAAACAGCAGCAGATATTAGAATACCGAACACAAAATGCTACCACTCAGCAAGAAAACAGTTCCTCATATATCTGACAACTGGAGCTTGGAATAtctggatttttttttttcgttttgcTTTCTTTGAGCACCAGAAAATCAATCATCATGCTAAGAACATAAACCCGTTAGGGATAGTTGCTATGACACCCTGCCACACATGTAACTTGATCCTAGGGTTTACGCATGGATATGAAAACTTTTGTCTCTTTTCTAGGAAGGATTCGCGAGGCTAACGATGAGGCTTGTAAGTTCTGTGAGACAACTGAAAATGTAGCAGATATAGCAAGTAATCTCAACAAGATAAGGAATGAGCTTAGAGTAAGTTAGCGTCTCGATGGGCTGAACAATAAAACTAATGAATGAACCATTGTAAATCCTTTGAAAAAACTAACACAAGATGATGAACAGGTGACATATTATCTTAACACTTATCAAACAGTGTTTCTCCAttgaaaaggagaagaagaaagtCCAGAATGACAACATCTTACATATacaatgttatgttatgttatatacAACGGATACACATTACATACACTGCTTACGTGGATGCAAGTAAATATATAACCATAATAAGTAACAAAGAAAAAACTTAATGTTACTCCAACTATATCTTACTTTTCTTGTCCTGCATCTTTTGTTAAATGTCATATAATATAGCTTTGAAGATAACTGTAAGTTGCAGGTTCACATCACTTACAGGTCTACAGCTTAAGCCATGACCTTAATCATGAATAACATTATTTGGAACTTTCATAAGAGATGATCTGACTCATCTAATTTTTCTCCAAAACAAGGATGAGCAGatgtttctcaatttttttcagCCACTTCATCAGTCAGTCAATGTAGCTTGTTGGACCACACAATCTGCTATCCATGCATTATAGGAGAAGGTTGCTAGGGATGGCAATGGGGCGGTGCGGGGAGGGATAAGCTTAACCCGCAAAATTTTTAGCCAACCCCGCATAAcaacttttttcattttcaacccgCCCCACCCCATCCCGCAGACACCTGCGCCGCTTAaatctttcaatattttcttttctggTTAAGTTTGATGcgaaaaataatttcatgaaaataaatttatttcttcgttaaattatattaatttaatagataatgaattacaaaattattttttagaggtCAACTGAGAATCATGTAAGAAattgtattgttttttattgaaccatttttgttttctatcttgaatatttttgtagctttaaagaaattatcgtaataaataataatgctCTATCACTTTTATAACAGGTAAAgagttaaaattaagtttgaacccgcataaaatcacatatacccgCAACCGTCCAGCCCCCACATTAGTTCTCGAAAAAAATTCACTTCAACCCGCTCCGCATCCCTCCCACCCCGCACAAGTCACAACCTTATATCCGCCCCGCCCTGCATAGCCTTAAACCCACCCAGCCCCGGATCTGCCCCATTGCCATTTCAAGTGATCATTCCAAAAACTGAAAACAAGTGTTTTTTTTCTGTTTATAATTCCTTAAAACAAGTTTTTTCAAGCTTAGCCGccaaaaaaattacaactaGCTTCTTATAGTTTTTGAGTCAATGCTGGGAGCTTAATATACTGTCAAGAAATCACTATTCATGGTTGTTATATAACCATATTCAAGCACTAACGATCTATAACTAGGCCATATATGTGGTAACAGCATTCCGTTAGGAGCCAGTCATATGCATCTAGCTCCCAGCTGCTACTATACAGCATAGGGACAAGTGTACACACATAAGAAAAGACCATACAGTTCTTTCTGATGCACATTACACACTCGAGAAAAAGCCTTCAAAATGGATGTCAGGTGCTTATCTGGCCTACAGAATCTCCTCCTCCAAAGACCGAAATAAATAATTCTCTCCTAATAACAGGAAGACTAAAGGCAGACCACTAAATTATCTTGGACGAGTTTTCAATATTCTGCAAGTGTCATGGTGCCTTTCCAGATTTCATATTTTGACGACCTAACTTCAGAAGAGATCTACGCTAAATTATTGCATGCAGACAAATACCTCAAGTTTGAGCTTTCCTTGAACATCAATCCATACTTCCATTGTTGTCTTGGCTGCCATTCCTATTACTTTCTTAAGTTTCCAAGACAATCTTTACCTTTACTGTttccccaaaaaaaataattcaaacgatctttgaaataaaacaaacaCACATCACAGGAATCTTGCATATTACTCTTCTTTGTACGCGTTGACCCACAGCATGAAAGAGTGAATTACTCTACAACTACTGATGATTTTAAGCATGACAGAAACTTCATCTGATCGTACTATATTTGGACAGAAAACAAGACAATCCAACACATCAATAACAGAGAAGCGACAACTAGAGGATATACCTTGATTACTTTACAGATGAGGGTCTCCATAAGCTTGCGAATGTTTACATAATCACCAAGCTGTCCTTCTCGTAAAATGTCTGAAGCAATTGGACTTCCACCATATGGACTCTGTGCTAAAACCAGCCCTCCAACCTTATCTTTCAGATCAGTCCAATACATGGACAGAGCAGCTGCTGCATCTACTCCCCCTTTACTGTGTCCAAGAAGCAAGACACGTTTCCTGGAACCCCAATAAATTTCTTCAATGTAATCTCTAATTTCTCTCGCATTCTTCTCCACACAGGCCTGCTTATTTTATGTTAGGTAGTCTAAGAGAAAGCAGTCAGCTGCCCACATGGTTTACAAACAAGAAGATACCTATACCTCACTATGAATTTTGGCTATATGACAAGTGAGCCCCATTTTTGAAAAGCTTGTTTTTGTATTGACAAAGTAAAGCGGTCCATGATTGCTGAAGAGACCTGCATAGACCAGTAAATATCAGGATATCTGCTACTAAAGATGATTAGGTTGCTCATATTTAAAAGACACCTTGAACAGTAAGATCAATTTTCCAGCATCCcctaataaataataactacTGCCTCCATCCCAATATTTTGCCACACTTTCCTTTTTCGTCCgtcccaaaaagaatgtcatCTTTCtataattagaaacaatttaacTTCATAATTCCCCTTCCATCCTCAATAAAatgattgattttaaaaattttcccATCTTTCTTAAACctcgtgtcaagtcaaactgtgtcatataaattggaCCGAAGGAGCTAATAATTAGAAGTAACTGAATAAAGAGCATGACCCTAAATATGGTCAAAGACAAGTGCAGGCAAATCTGGGGAACATAATCCACATAGCTGTACTGACACAAGCGACTGTTGGCACAGTACAACTGATAAGCTTTCCATAAATTCTCTTAGGCATatctaatttcaaattttaaccaTTTTGGTTCGTTTACAATCACTGTTGATGGGAAAAGGGTGTTTTTACCTGGAACTAACAAGTAAACCATTGAATTTGGTAATCCATGTAGTCCATGCCTGACAAAAAGAGATCAGAACAGGTCAAATTGTGTCAGCGTTGGCAGTTGCAGTCAATTTACACATCAA comes from Solanum pennellii chromosome 1, SPENNV200 and encodes:
- the LOC107026426 gene encoding uncharacterized protein LOC107026426 isoform X1, giving the protein MEGSNNTTQESREPFVANDSSLQNNRVIPQLLTSVPALNDAASYLSETTSLFTRCFMDFSAEPASRGLGGQEMVTFGSAESRGSPPLNTASSSGSDLAVGKTSQSSLAAPLLHEGLSRTLSIKSSQSGNAAKNSEDLSEGSSAQVLLRNTSPNGISIFQGLIERVRRTVRGSADDIGWLQRASHMPPVDDQTDRFVEIIDDIRHGLHGLPNSMVYLLVPGLFSNHGPLYFVNTKTSFSKMGLTCHIAKIHSEACVEKNAREIRDYIEEIYWGSRKRVLLLGHSKGGVDAAAALSMYWTDLKDKVGGLVLAQSPYGGSPIASDILREGQLGDYVNIRKLMETLICKVIKGDLLALEDLTYERRKEFLSKYHLPKELPVISFRTEASISPAVLATLSRVAHAELPTFSAAQPATTFPVVMPLGAVMAACAQLLQIRYGEKSDGLVTCCDAEVPGSVVVRPKRKLDHAWMVYSELNDNPTEADASQVCEALLTLLVEVGQRRRHELSSKDE
- the LOC107026426 gene encoding uncharacterized protein LOC107026426 isoform X2, whose protein sequence is MEGSNNTTQESREPFVANDSSLQNNRVIPQLLTSVPALNDAASYLSETTSLFTRCFMDFSEPASRGLGGQEMVTFGSAESRGSPPLNTASSSGSDLAVGKTSQSSLAAPLLHEGLSRTLSIKSSQSGNAAKNSEDLSEGSSAQVLLRNTSPNGISIFQGLIERVRRTVRGSADDIGWLQRASHMPPVDDQTDRFVEIIDDIRHGLHGLPNSMVYLLVPGLFSNHGPLYFVNTKTSFSKMGLTCHIAKIHSEACVEKNAREIRDYIEEIYWGSRKRVLLLGHSKGGVDAAAALSMYWTDLKDKVGGLVLAQSPYGGSPIASDILREGQLGDYVNIRKLMETLICKVIKGDLLALEDLTYERRKEFLSKYHLPKELPVISFRTEASISPAVLATLSRVAHAELPTFSAAQPATTFPVVMPLGAVMAACAQLLQIRYGEKSDGLVTCCDAEVPGSVVVRPKRKLDHAWMVYSELNDNPTEADASQVCEALLTLLVEVGQRRRHELSSKDE